Proteins from a genomic interval of Streptomyces fodineus:
- a CDS encoding universal stress protein, with translation MTEQHSHSQFERGTDGPKVIVVGVDGSDSSLRAAAYAGGLARRQHALLAVVYVQPVLAAGAALGAPVAETTDEIAEDLVTYIREAAERVKGIFEVRWEFHTFRGDPYSGLVKAADELKADAVVVGASEQAGHRIIGSVAVRLVKAGRWPVTVVP, from the coding sequence GTGACGGAACAGCACTCGCACTCGCAGTTCGAGCGGGGTACGGACGGGCCGAAGGTCATCGTGGTCGGGGTGGACGGCTCCGACTCCTCGTTGCGTGCCGCGGCGTACGCGGGCGGGCTCGCCCGGCGGCAGCACGCGCTGCTGGCCGTGGTGTACGTGCAGCCGGTGCTGGCGGCCGGTGCGGCGCTCGGGGCGCCGGTGGCGGAGACGACCGACGAGATCGCCGAGGACCTGGTCACCTACATCCGGGAGGCGGCCGAGCGGGTCAAGGGGATATTCGAGGTGCGCTGGGAGTTCCACACCTTCCGCGGCGACCCCTACAGCGGGCTGGTGAAGGCGGCCGACGAGCTGAAGGCGGACGCGGTGGTGGTGGGCGCCTCGGAGCAGGCCGGGCACCGGATCATCGGCTCGGTGGCGGTGCGGCTGGTGAAGGCGGGGCGCTGGCCGGTGACGGTTGTGCCGTGA
- a CDS encoding MFS transporter, translated as MKLGRQFGWLWAAYSVSALGTYLAFDAFSVIAVLALHAGPAEVALLAATGPAVGALAAVPLGPWVEFRRKRPVMMTMDLVRFAALLTLPAAYALGGLGLGQLLLVSVLVAAADITFNAASGAFLKTLVPADRLLTANSRLESTNWTALVLGPPLGGAAIGLFGPVTTVLANAVSFLLSALGIRAVGGGEPRPERTGVERLRAADLVEGWRHILTSPALRPLFFNNLAANALIMVAMPPLAVLMLGPLGFAPWEYGLAFAVPCLGGLLGSRLARPLVARHGQQRVLRAAGTLRAVWPLGLAFVRPGLPGLLLVMVLEFGVITCSGLYSPVYATRRLQCTPDDRVARTLSAWSITGKATTAALTALWGLLASLTGPRAAIALAGVLLLATPPLLLREPREVTAQPSPASAPPSPAAPPPSR; from the coding sequence ATGAAGCTGGGTCGGCAGTTCGGGTGGCTGTGGGCCGCGTACTCGGTGAGCGCGCTCGGTACCTATCTCGCCTTCGACGCGTTCTCGGTGATCGCGGTCCTCGCGCTGCACGCCGGGCCGGCCGAGGTGGCGCTGCTCGCCGCGACCGGGCCCGCCGTGGGCGCCCTGGCCGCCGTGCCCCTCGGGCCGTGGGTGGAGTTCCGGCGCAAGCGGCCGGTGATGATGACGATGGACCTGGTCAGGTTCGCCGCGCTGCTCACCCTCCCCGCCGCCTACGCGCTCGGCGGACTCGGCCTCGGCCAGCTGCTGCTCGTGTCCGTGCTCGTCGCGGCGGCCGACATCACCTTCAACGCGGCCTCCGGCGCCTTCCTGAAGACGCTCGTACCGGCCGACCGGCTGCTCACCGCGAACTCCCGGCTCGAATCCACGAACTGGACCGCGCTGGTCCTCGGACCGCCCCTCGGCGGCGCCGCGATCGGCCTGTTCGGCCCGGTCACCACGGTCCTGGCGAACGCGGTCAGCTTTCTCCTGTCGGCCCTGGGCATCCGGGCCGTCGGCGGCGGTGAGCCGCGTCCCGAGCGCACCGGCGTCGAGCGCCTGCGGGCCGCCGACCTGGTCGAGGGCTGGCGGCACATCCTCACCAGCCCGGCCCTGCGGCCGCTGTTCTTCAACAACCTCGCGGCGAACGCCCTGATCATGGTCGCCATGCCGCCGCTGGCCGTTCTCATGCTCGGCCCGCTCGGCTTCGCCCCCTGGGAGTACGGCCTCGCCTTCGCCGTGCCCTGCCTCGGCGGCCTCCTCGGCTCCCGACTGGCCCGCCCTCTGGTCGCCCGCCACGGGCAGCAGCGGGTGCTGCGCGCCGCGGGCACCCTGCGCGCCGTCTGGCCCCTGGGGCTGGCCTTCGTCCGGCCCGGGCTGCCCGGCCTGCTGCTGGTGATGGTCCTGGAGTTCGGGGTGATCACCTGCTCGGGTCTCTACAGCCCGGTGTACGCCACCCGCCGCCTGCAGTGCACCCCGGACGACCGGGTCGCCCGCACCCTGTCCGCCTGGTCGATCACCGGCAAGGCCACGACCGCGGCCCTGACCGCCCTGTGGGGCCTGCTGGCGAGCCTCACCGGCCCACGCGCCGCCATCGCCCTGGCCGGCGTCCTGCTCCTGGCGACACCGCCCCTGCTGCTGCGGGAACCCCGGGAGGTCACGGCACAACCGTCACCGGCCAGCGCCCCGCCTTCACCAGCCGCACCGCCACCGAGCCGATGA
- a CDS encoding LysR family transcriptional regulator produces the protein MDLKAVRTFVAVVDTGQFQEASAVLGITQQAVSKRIAALEKDLAVRLFTRTARGAQPTIDGQAFLPHARELLLAEERALASVRPGGRALRVDVIGARLAPAALLREFHEAQPGTALDAVTLFDASTAVAAVRAGTIDATIRAVTTRLPQGLRSVRVLDEPVQLLTGARHPLAGARSVTPAQLAGHRIWMPGLVDGTEWAAYYTTLAAEFGLTIDSVVPDFGGEPLLDAVAGSDSLATFVCEQIQLSRPAGRDLRRIPLTDPTPVYPHSLVWAAANTHPGLAALRAHLTARLPARPASRTWTPAWAVRGVFPARRP, from the coding sequence GTGGATCTCAAGGCCGTGCGCACCTTCGTCGCCGTGGTGGACACCGGGCAGTTCCAGGAGGCCTCGGCCGTCCTCGGCATCACCCAGCAGGCCGTCTCCAAGCGGATCGCGGCCCTGGAGAAGGACCTCGCGGTGCGGCTGTTCACCCGGACCGCGCGCGGGGCCCAGCCGACCATCGACGGGCAGGCGTTCCTGCCGCACGCCCGGGAGCTGCTGCTGGCCGAGGAGCGGGCCCTGGCCTCGGTGCGGCCGGGAGGGCGGGCGCTGCGCGTCGACGTGATCGGGGCCCGGCTGGCCCCGGCGGCCCTGCTGCGGGAGTTCCACGAGGCGCAGCCCGGCACCGCCCTGGACGCCGTGACGCTCTTCGACGCGAGCACGGCCGTGGCCGCCGTACGCGCGGGCACCATCGACGCGACCATCCGCGCGGTCACCACACGGCTTCCCCAGGGGCTGCGGTCCGTCCGGGTGCTGGACGAGCCGGTGCAGCTGCTCACCGGTGCGCGGCACCCGCTCGCCGGGGCCCGGTCGGTGACTCCGGCGCAGCTGGCCGGGCACCGGATCTGGATGCCGGGCCTCGTGGACGGCACCGAGTGGGCCGCGTACTACACGACCCTCGCCGCCGAGTTCGGGCTGACCATCGACTCGGTCGTTCCCGACTTCGGCGGGGAGCCGCTGCTCGACGCGGTCGCCGGCTCGGACTCGCTGGCCACCTTCGTGTGCGAGCAGATCCAGCTCTCCCGGCCCGCCGGGCGCGACCTGCGGCGCATCCCGCTCACCGACCCGACCCCGGTGTACCCGCACTCCCTGGTCTGGGCCGCGGCCAACACCCACCCGGGGCTCGCCGCGCTGCGCGCCCATCTCACCGCCCGGCTGCCGGCCCGGCCGGCGTCGCGCACCTGGACGCCTGCCTGGGCCGTGCGTGGCGTCTTCCCTGCGCGCCGCCCCTAA